The region GTTGATCGATCGCTTGGGGGGAATTCAAGCGGTCAATCAACGGTTCAAATCCTGGGGGTTATCGGCTACCCAGATTACGAACTTATTACCCGATTTGAAAGGTACGAACACTACCAGCCCAAAAGAACTAGCCAGTTTGATGGTACGGGTCAGCCAGGGAGAATTGGTTTCGTTGCGATCGCGCGATCGCCTGCTGGATATCATGCGACGCACCGTTAACAACAGCCAGCTACCGCAAGGGTTAGGAGAAGGTGCAACGATTGCTCACAAAACGGGTGACATTGGCACGTTGATTGGGGATGTGGGCTTGGTCGATATGCCCAGTGGTAAACGTTATGCCGCTGCTGTATTGATTAAGCGGGCATTTAATGACGATCGCGCTTATGACCTAGTGCAGAAAATCTCTCGCACGATGTATCAGCATTTTGTTAATGCGGCAACCCCACAAAAGCGTCCAACTGTATCTACTCCGGTGCCAACTACGCCAATTACTCCAGATCTGGAACCGGACGCAACTGATACAGATGCCCAAAATCCCCCAACTAATCTGCCAAATGTACCTGAACAAACTCTAGAACGACCAGACGCACTTCAGGCTTCAACCCCTTAATCCTCTCTATCTGTTATTCGCTTTACTTTTATATCAGGGGTTTGCTCATGCGATGAATGCCACCAGCGCGGGTCATTTGCTCAAAGCGCTCAGTTGTTTTGCTGCATACAATCTGATAGCCCTGCTTTTCCAAAAAGCGTTTGGCAGGTGTATTGTGATAAGCAACATCCGTACAAATCGTTTCACACTCCCAGTTCTGTGCCTGGTGCTCTGCTTGAGTCAGCAAATAGGAGCCAAATCCTTGGTTTTGAAATTCGGGCAGAATGCTAATTCCCAAAATGTAGTACTCGGCAGGGGCAACTTCTTGCTTGATGCGGCTGAAATCTGCCACGTTGACCAGAACTTTAGGTAATTTTCGCAAGGGCATAATCCGCGCCATGACAAAGTGAACTTTTTCATCTGCCTGGCGTTTGAGCGAGCCTGGATACCCAATCAACAATCCCGCAGGACGCTCACCTACTTGAAGAACCTGAGTATGTTCGTAGCTAAAGGCATGGCTCGGAAACTGAAAAGCCTGGTGAAGAATGGCTTCTGCCTGGTTGGCTGGAGATGCCAGGATATAGCTAAACAAGGCTGGACCAGCTGCAAACAAGAGGGGGGCTGCCCAATCGGCATCTGTTGCGATTGCGGAGCGCAGCGTTAAGTTCTGAGTGAAGATCTGAGAGGTCATAAAATGCAGGTGAGGCAGCAATCCATAAAGCTTCCCTCAAGTCTAGAGGGTTTTGTTTCGCTTGTAGTGTTCATCAAGTGCAGAAATCTTAGAAAAATCAATGGTTTAAATCGGCGATAACCCTCTTATTTAGTGCATTATGGGTGAGTAGCGCCGTCTGTCATTCTGAGGAAATGTCGCTAGACTACACTGTTCGGGAAAGCCCAAAGGCTAAACACGTTTCTCTAAAAATGTCAATTACAGGAGATTTGGAGGTCATTGTTCCTAAGGGATTTGACCAAAAACGAATTCCTGAAATCCTGCAAAGTAAACAACGCTGGATAGAACGAGTGGTTCGGCGGATGGTGACTCAGCAAACGCTGGTGGGTACGGATGTTTTAGCTGAACGCCCAAACCGAATTGCTCTACAAGCGATCGCTCAAACTTGGCAGGTTGAGTATCAGTCAACAAACGAGTCCAGTGTGCGCATTATCGAACGGTCTAATTATCGGCTGGCCTTACAAGGCGATGTTGACAATATCAATACCTGTAAGATTGCGCTACAGCAGTGGATTATGGGTAAAGCCAAAATTCACTTGCCTCCCTGGTTACATCAAATCAGTCGAGAAGTTCATCTGCCGTTTCAGCAGGTTTCAATTCGGCAACAAAAAACCATTTGGGGAAGTTGCTCAGTTCGCAAAACTATCAGCCTTAACTGCAAACTCCTGTTTCTGCCAAGCTCGCTGGTGAGATACGTCTTAGTGCATGAGCTATGCCACACTAAGCATCTAAATCATTCGCGTGATTTTTGGGCATTGGTAGGGCAGCACGAACCAGATTATCGTTCTCTGGATGTCAATTTGCGGGATGCCCGCTATCTGGTTCCCTGGTGGATGGAGCAGTAGATGACGCTGGCTCCTTGGCGATCGCCCTTGGCTCGCGCTCTACACCGCAATCGTTCCCTGGTGTATGCCCGTTACCTGCAACTGGCAACAGTGCGGGCAAATGGTCATCCTGCCAATCGCACAGTGGTGTTTCGCGGCTTTTGGGAGGACACCAATCAGCTCAGATTTGTGACTGATGCCCGCAGCGAAAAAGCTGACCAAATCGACAGCAACTCCTGGGGGGAAGCCTGCTGGTATTTTCCTAACACCCGTGAACAGTTTCGACTTTTAGGACAACTGACGTTGATTCGGGAAAATTCCTTAGACCCTGTTCTCCAGGCATCACGGAAACGAGCCTGGCAGGAATTGTCTGACTCTGCCCGGACACAATTTGCCTGGGCACATCCAGGCAAACCCAGAGCCGAAACAGGGTTTGATTTGCCCCCACCAGATGCGATCACGCCTCTCCCCCAATTTTGTTTACTCTTGTTAAATCCTTGTCAGGTAGATCATCTCGAATTAAGGGGGAATCCTCAAAACCGCTGGATCTACCAATTGGATGACTCAAGTGGATGGTCAATGCAAGAAGTCAACCCTTGAGGATAGTTGGTTGACTAGTTCGCCCGTCCTTCTTGCTTGCCTTAAGTTCAACCCGGCGTGAAATCCAATCCAACTCGGGTTTAGTGAGCGTACCCTTACCTATCTCACCAGACTATACCTTACTTACTCACCCATACAGGAATTGCTATAATTATGAACAGATTATTCAACAAAGTTGCTCTGATTACTGGAGCCGCCAGGGGGATTGGCAAAGCCACAGTAGAACGATTCCATGCGGAAGGGGCGATCGTGATTGCCACCGACGTTAACGATGCAGATGGAGAAGCGATTGTTCGGCAATTTTCCGAGCGGGCGGAGTATTATCACCTGGATGTTAGCCAGGAAGACGATTGGGTTAAGGTCTTTCGGGTGCTGGCGCACACTTATCAACGGTTGGATGTGTTGGTCAATAATGCTGGAATTACTGGTTTCCTGCAAACCAAAGGACCGCACAATCCTGAACATTTCCATCTAGAGAGCTGGCGTCAGGTGCATGCTGTTAATTCGGATGGGGTCGCACTGGGATGTAAGTATGCGATTCAACTAATGAAACAGAATCAGGCTGGCAGCATCGTAAACATTTCGTCACGTGCTGGAGTAGTAGGAATTCCTCATATGGCAGCGTATGCAGCGAGTAAAGCGGCGGTGAGAAACCACACTAAAAGTGTGGCGTTGTATTGTGCTGAGATGGGATACAACATTCGCTGCAACTCGATTCATCCAGGAGCTATTCTTACCCCCATGTGGGATCCGATGTTGGGAGAGGGCGAACAGCGAGAAAAAATGATTCGGGAGATTGGCAGTCAAGTACCGCTGGGACGCATGGGAACTCCTCTGGATGTTGCTAACGCCGCTTTGTATTTTGCATCGGATGAATCAGTCTATGTGACGGGTGCTGAGTTGCATGTGGATGGTGGGATTTTGGCAGGTAGCGAGGCTGCACCCTCAGACGAGTAGGTTTGTGAGTAAGGATTAAGCCATTCTTAAGATAAGTCAGTAGAACTAACACGAGCCTCTGAATTCTTGCCAAAATAACAGCACACCTTAAGGAATGCACAGTGGTTCAGTATCCGCCGTTTCAGTCTAGGCATGAACAGACTCGAGCAGTGAATGTTCGAGATCAGATTCAGATGGCTCTAGCGATCGCAGATCCGCCGCTGCTCAAATCTCTTCTAGTAAATTGTTTGCCCGCTATTGCCAGCCCCTTTCACATTGGCGCAGTTTCCAGCCAGGTAAGTATCCCGATTAAAGACCAGCCGTCAGCAGATGGAATCGTGCAGTACGAAGCAATTCGTTGTGTGTTGGCTGATTCTTGTCCTCAACTGGAGCAAGTTTCCAGTAACGGTGGTTGGACGAAGGAGAGCAAAGAACTGACGCGCATCACACAACACGAATCAGAATTACACACGCTGGCGCAAAACTTACCGTTGGCTCCAGTTATTTCTCTACTGAGTAATACAGGGTTTCAACAAGACCAAATTCAAGAAATTTTGCGGTTGCCACACTATGCCTGGCATAAATCCTGGTGGTACGCGATCGATTCAGAAGGCAACTTTACAATTCCTTTCCTACGCTGCATCCGCACCTTTCACTATCCCGATGGGACTCTCACCTTACATTACAAAGACTTTTATGACCAAAAAAAACCTGATTGTTTCACAACTTTGCCACAAAAAGTCTTAATCGCCATTCGCACAGATACTTATGGATTTGCTGAAACCCTGCAACAACTTAACCGTCAGCGAGATGCCCTTGGCATTGCAAAAGCGATCCTGGTTTGCCAAACAGCTTCTGAGTTAGAAATCCAAGCATTTATTAAACAAAACATTAGTCTTTATCCTGCCACTGATTTAATCTTGCCAGTTCAAGCAAATTGTCAATTATGTGCTCGGCATGAATGTCCCATGAACCACCGTCCGGATTCTCCAATTGTGATGTGTCGTGGCTTTTTAGTCGAAAGTGAATTCGTATAACTTGTAACTTCTTGTAACTTTAACTTGTAACTTGCTGCAACTTAAGCGAGGTTTCGTTGCTTTTGCATTAACTCAAATTGGCGCTGACGTTCTTCCTGACGCAGTCGCTTTTCTAAAGTCAGGGTATCGTAGCAGTAGGGGCAGGCGATGCCTTCTTCATAATAGGGCGAGGTTTTGTCGGTATTGTTAATAGGATGTCCGCAACTGCGACACATCTCATAGCTGCCAGGTTCCAGTCCATGTTTAACCGCGATTCGTTCATCGAAAACAAAACATTCCCCCCGCCACAGGCTTTCTTCCGCTGGAATCTCTTCCAGGTATTTGAGAATACCGCCTTGCAGGTGATACACCTCCTGAAATCCTTGCTGTAATAGATAGGCAGAAGCCTTTTCGCAGCGAATGCCACCCGTACAAAACATGGCAACTTTCTGATGTTTGGCTGGATCGAGATGCTGCTCCACATACGCTGGAAACTCTCGAAAGGACTCTAGCTGGGGATTGACTGCTTTATGAAAGGTGCCAATTCTGACTTCATACTCATTTCGAGTATCAATCACAATGACATCAGGATTAGTAATTAGTTGGTTCCAATCATGAGCGGTAACATAAGTACCTGTAACTTTAGCGGGGTTAACCTCTGGTTTTCCCAGTGTCACAATTTCTGACTTGATTTTGACTTTTAATCGCTCAAACGGAAACTCATTAACAGTTGATTGTTTTGGCTCTATATCTGCCAGTCGCGGATCAGATTTAAGAAATGTGAATACAGCATCAATCGCGTCGCGAGACCCTGCGATCGTCCCGTTGATGCCCTCCTGTGCCAGTAAGATAGTGCCTTTGATTCTCTGCTGTTGACAGTACGCCAAAATTTCTGCCTGTTTTGCTACGCAATCCGGCAGGGCGACAAATTTATAAAAGGTAGCAACGATAAGAGCCATGATGATTATCTGTTTCCTAAAATTGTCGTGTCCAGTCGTTCCAGCGTTCCACAACGACTTTGGTTTGTGTGAAGAATTCAACTGCGTGTTGTCCCTGTCCGTGCAGGTCACCAAAGAAGCTGTCTTTCCAACCGCTGAAGGGGAAGAAGGCCATGGGTGCGGCAACGCCGATATTAATACCGATATTTCCAGCTTCGGCTTCGTAGCGGAACTTGCGGGCAGCAGCGCCGCTGGAAGTGAACAGGCACGCCATGTTGCCGTATTGCCCGTGGTTAATCAAGGTGATCGCATCCTCAATGGTTTCCAGATGAATCAAACTCAACACGGGACCAAAAATTTCAGTTTTGGCAATTTCGCCTAACGGAGCAATATTTTGCAGGATGGTGGGACGGACAAAGTAACCATTTTCGTAGTTGGCAACTTTGGGCTGGCGACCATCCACCAAAAGCTGGGCACCTTCATTCACTCCTTTTTGGATTAATGCCTCAATTCGGGATTGACTTTCTGCTGTAATCACGGGACCCATCTGCACTCCCTCTTCCAGCCCGTACCCCACTGTGCGAGTTTGCGCTGCATCTGCGATCGCCTCTGTAAACGTTTTCTTCGCCTCACCCACTGTGATTGCCACCGATGCTGCCAAACAACGTTGTCCTGCACAGCCAAAGGCACTATCTGCCATGATGCGTGTAGTAGTGGCCATATCTGCATCCGGGAGTACAATCACTGGGTTCTTTGCTCCACCCTGGCATTGCGCCCGTTTGCCCGTTGCCGCTGCCTGGCTATACACATATTTGGCAACAGGGGTAGAACCAACAAAGCTAATCGCCCGAATTGCTGGATGATCCAGCAGGGCATCCACCACGGCTTTTGCTCCGTTTACCAGATTGACCACGCCAGCAGGTAACTCTGTTTGCTCAATCAAGTGTGTAATTTTTTGCAGAGTCAGCGGCACTTTCTCCGAGGGCTTGATGATACAGGTGTTGCCACAGGCGATCGCGTAAGGCATAAACCAGAACGGAATCATCCCTGGAAAATTGAACGGACAGATGATGCCCACCACGCCTAGCGGTTGCCGGATCATGAACTCATCAATGCCACGGGCAACATCCTCCGAGTTATAGCCTTGCATTAACAGGGGAATGCCACACGCCACTTCTACATTTTCAACAGCACGGCGCATTTCGCCTTTCGACTCTGCCAAGGTTTTGCCACATTCCATCGTGATCGTGGTTGCCAGGTCATCCAGGTTTTCTTCCAGCAACGTCTTGAGTTTGAACAGATATTGAATGCGATCGCCCGCCGGAACTCTGCGCCAAGTGGCAAACGCCTGCTGTGCCGCTTCTACTGCTTGATGAACATCACTGGCAGACGACAACGGCACCTTTGCCAACACTTCCACCGTTGCTGGATTGATTACCTCTAAAAACTCAACCGTGTTTGGTTCCTGCCACTGACCATTGACGTAATTCTTGAGCACCGTAGACAAACCCATTACCTTCTATGCTTGGCATTTTGATCTTACTGTAGCGATCGCTGAGGGAAGCAGGGGAATTAGTGATTCCCCCCACTCCCTGTCTCCTGCCTCCTCCAATCACCAATTTTCAATCCAAAATCCTGATTGCTAGTTCACCCATTTTTTCTGATTTTCTTGAGCCTCAAGATTGCTTCACTGAGCAGTTTTCGAGATGCAGGGTTTGACAAAACACATCTGCTTCCAAGAATTTCGTGTAGATTAACGCTAGATTCTGACCTTCCAACTGCTCCAGTCTGACCTGCATCGATGCTCATCTAGTCCTGTCAGTTTTGTTGAGGTGTATATGGCATTCGCAGTGAAGTTTTTAACTGTTGCAACTCTCAGTATTGTATCCTTGGGTTTCATGCAATCTGCCAACGCTGCTGTGATTACTTTTAACCAGTTGGTTGAAGGTCAAACTTCGTTTGGGTTTGATGGGGATGGGGATGGCATCAATGACGTGATTTTTAGCACCACCGACCCACTTGGCTTTTTGACGACTGGTCCAGGACCGAATCAGGTGTTTATCAGTGAACCTGGGTTAGAAGGTACGTCTTTGCTCAACCCTGATTTGAGGGTGGATTTTTTGCGAGGAGCCGCAGGTTTCATTCGGTTTGGGTTTGCGCTCAACAGTTTTACCGAAAGTGCGAACACTTTTGCTGCTTTCCAATTGTTCGATGCGAATGATAGTTTGCTGGCTTCCGTGCAGCAAGCAGGCATCTTTGGAGCGACCAGTTCGTTTCCAGAAGGACAAGTTGAGGTTGGCTTTGCCGGAGTTGCGGCTTATGGACTGTTTAATTTCAGCAGTGACAACGGACGTTACATTATTGATAACTTTGATGGCATTTTTGGCTCAACCGAGGATATTGATTCGGCGGTTGTCCCTGAACCGATGACTTTCGCGGGAACAGGGTTGGCGCTCGCGTTCACAGCGCTTTACCGCAAACGTAGACAAAACTCCAAATGCTGAGTCAACAATACCGCTGCTGTTGCGTTAGTTTGCCGTAACAATTCACACCTTGCGTCGTGCCACAAAAACGCTATTCTAAAAGGCGTGTTAAGAATGGTGAATTGGGTATGGCAACGATCTTTAAGAATGCTCACCTGCTTGACCCAATGCAAGGGGTTGAGGGACGCGGCGACGTGCTGATTGAACATGGCAAAATTGTTGGGATTTTGCAGGATGATCTGGCGATCGGCAAAATTGTTCCAATTCTCGTGCCCCAGTGGGATACCCAAATTATTGATTTGGAAGGAGCATTTCTTTCCCCTGGTTGGATTGATATTCATACTCATGTCTTTAACACAATCGGCGATTTTTGCCTGCCTGCGGACGACGTGGGGATTCGCTCTGGGGTCACCACAATCGCTGATGCGGGAACCTCTGGTATTCTTACCTTTGATGCGTTCCGCCAGAGTGTGATTAACACTGCCAAAACCCGCGTCTACGCCTTTATGGATCCATCTTTGCTCTATATTGCGACATCGGATTTTATTGCCCATCGCCTAGAAATTGCTGCCAATCCCCGCAATCAGGATGTGGAACGAGCCGCTGCTACTGTTGAAGCTAACCGGGATGTGGTTGTAGGTTTCAAAGTGCGTCCAGTGCGTCGTGCTGGAGAGGCACAGTCTCCCGTAATGGGGGCAGCTCGGGCATTAGCTGATCGCTTTAATCTGCCGTTGATGGTGCATGTGGGGCGCTTCCCCCAGGATGATGTAGTTCCTCCTCATGAGTTGTTGCCTCAGTTGAAAGCGGGGGATATTGTGACCCACTGTTTTCAACCCCAATTTGGCTTGTTTGATGAGAGCAGTAATTTAATCCCAGCAGCGCGAGAAGCAATTGATCGCGGCGTATTGCTGGATGTAGGGCACAGTAATGCGGATTTCTCTATTGCAACGGCAAAATCCGCGATCTCTCAAGGCATTTTGCCCAATACCCTTTCCACCGACCTGAACTGTTTCAACATCGATACAGTCGGTAGCTTGGCAGCAGTAATGACCAAGTTCGTGAACTTGGGCTTGTCTCTGGCAGATGTGGTGGAACGAGTTACTACCCGTGCAGCCGCGGCAATTGGCAAATCTGATCAGTTGGGTGGCTTCAAACCGGGGCAACTGGCAGACTTCACAATCTTTGAGTGGGTGGATCAAGAAGTGGTTTTAGAAGATGGTCGCGGTGGCAGTCTTCCCGTTTCTCAAATGCTCAGGGTGAAGGGCGTATGTCGTAGTGGGGAATACATTGGGATTGAGCGATCGCCGTTTGATTCCGAACCTGTAGCTGAACATGTTCAAGAGCCAGCATTGGTGTAGTCAAAATCTGAAGCGTGGATGACCACAAGTTTATTTAGACCAATTGTCAATTTTGGTTCCATGATGGGTCAGTATTCATTTATTAGACCATTGATTATCGTGTTACCTCCTCCTTACCTATGACTTCACTGCTTACCTCTGATGCTGACACCTGGGCACCATTTGTGCAATCAATTGAAGCCGAACTAGAAGCTCATCGCGATCGCGCCCTGCTAAAAGATGCAGCCGATCAAGCGTTTGCTACCTCTGCCAGTACCTGCCAGCCCTGGTCTCGCAAACGGGTAGTTGAATGGTTGAGTTTTCAAACTTATTACGAATACCAGGCAATTTTGTTCATCAGTAAATGGCTGCAAAGTACACCAGAATTAGATGCAATGGTCTTGCTCTGCCAGCAGATTGAAGATGAGGGGAACCATTTTCACTGGCTAAATCAGCATCTAGAACAAATGGGTGCAAAACTGGCAGATTGGCAACCGTTGCCCGAAATTGTGGATTGGGTAGAAACCTACTACGGCAATCTGCCAGATACGATTTCTCGATTGGCTGCTCATAACTTGGCAGGAGAATCCGGTGCCTGTCGCTCGTTTGCGAGTATTGTGTCGTTTCTGCCAGAAGACCTGCAAAAAACGATTCGCCGAATTATGCCCGATGAACAGTTTCATCTGCGGTTGGGGCGGCGTGTTCTCAGCAAATATTGTATTACTGATGAGCAAAAGGCGCGGGCACGACAATGTGCACTGGAAGTTTCACAGCTGGAGACACTCGCTATTCAAGCATTTAACCGGAAATTAGCCGCGATAGACGCATGACTCCAAGGCAAAAGAAGCAAGAACCTGCCTATTGCTATTGCAGCGAACTTCCCCATGCCGAAATTCTGGTGCGGCAACAAGCCGCTCCGCTTCCCTTCCAGCAGGCGATGCGGGTTCATTGTCAAAGTGGCGATCGCTGTGGACGGTGCCTCTGGAAACTAGAGCAACTGCTGCGATCGCACAATTGCTATGTCTCTGATTAGAAAATCATTTCGGTGCGTTACGCTGTGCTGACAACACTCTACTCAACAATCTAAAGTGTTTTCTAATTCCCAGGGAGTGATTTGCGAGTTGTAAGTTTGCCATTCCTGACGCTTTAACTTCTGGTAAGAGTCCACAAACTTGGGACCCATTGCCTTAGTTAGGATCGTGTCCTGTTCCAGGTATCGCATTGCATCTAACAAGCTGGTTGGTAATTGTTTAACTGTTCCTGGCGGCAGCGGATCGGTATAAGTGTTGTTATCGTAGCGTTGACCAGGATCGCGCTTCTGGGTTATTCCATCCAACCCAGCCGCAACTACCGCCGCAGGCAAGAGATAGGGATTAGCAGATCCATCGGCAAGACGTAACTCAAAGCGCCCAGGGTCAGGGATACGGATCGCATGGGTGCGGTTATTGCCACTATAGCTGATGGTGTTGGGCGACCAGGTAGCCCCCGAAGTTGTCACAGGTGCATTCAAGCGCTTGTAGGAGTTGATAGTAGGGTTGGTAAAGGCACAGAGCGCCTCAGCTGAGTGCAACACGCCGCCAATGAACTGATAGCTCAAAGTGGAAAGTCCCAACTTTCCCTGAGGATCGTGAAACAAATTGACTGTGCCAGTTGTATCCCAAACGGAGATGTGGACGTGGCAGCCGTTCCCAGTCAGGTGGGGGAAAGGTTTGGGCATGAAGGTCGCGCGAAATCCGTGTTTCTCAGCGATCGCTTTCACCATGTACTTAAAAAAGGCATGGCGATCAGCGGTTACCAGAGCGTCTGCATAAGTCCAATTCATCTCAAATTGCCCGTTAGCATCTTCGTGATCGTTTTGATAAGCTCCCCAGCCCAGCGCTAACATACCGTCGCAGATCTCAGAAATTACCTCAAATCGGCGCATGAGTGTCTGCTGGTCATAACAGGGTTTGATTTGGCGATCGCGCTGATCAGACAGGTTGATGCCATCTGGCGACAACAAAAAGTATTCACATTCCACCCCCGTGCGAATGCTATAGCCCAGTTCTTGCGCCTGACTTAACACGCGCTTTAGCACCAGGCGCGGCGTTTGATCAACGGGTTGTCCATCCATCGTATAGAGATCAGCAGGCATCCAGGCAACATCGGGTTGCCAGGGAAGCTGAAACAAGCTGTTAGCATCAGGAATTGCTAGCACATCTGGGTCGGCGGGGGTCATATCCAGCCAGGCAGCAAACCCAGCAAATCCGGCACCACTGGTTGCCATCTGATCGATCGCTGGAGCTGGAACTAGCTTGGCACGCTGAACGCCAAACAAATCGGTAAAACAAATGAGGAAATAGCGAATGCCTTTGCGCTGGGCGGTCTCAAACAGAGAGGTGGAATTAGTCATTGGGGTGACGAGGGTGAGGGTTGGTAGCAAGAGCGTTAGTAATTGAGCAAGTCTCGAATTGCTTCTCGA is a window of Leptolyngbyaceae cyanobacterium JSC-12 DNA encoding:
- a CDS encoding acetyltransferase (IMG reference gene:2510098137~PFAM: Acetyltransferase (GNAT) family) yields the protein MTSQIFTQNLTLRSAIATDADWAAPLLFAAGPALFSYILASPANQAEAILHQAFQFPSHAFSYEHTQVLQVGERPAGLLIGYPGSLKRQADEKVHFVMARIMPLRKLPKVLVNVADFSRIKQEVAPAEYYILGISILPEFQNQGFGSYLLTQAEHQAQNWECETICTDVAYHNTPAKRFLEKQGYQIVCSKTTERFEQMTRAGGIHRMSKPLI
- a CDS encoding putative metal-dependent hydrolase (IMG reference gene:2510098138~PFAM: Protein of unknown function DUF45); amino-acid sequence: MSLDYTVRESPKAKHVSLKMSITGDLEVIVPKGFDQKRIPEILQSKQRWIERVVRRMVTQQTLVGTDVLAERPNRIALQAIAQTWQVEYQSTNESSVRIIERSNYRLALQGDVDNINTCKIALQQWIMGKAKIHLPPWLHQISREVHLPFQQVSIRQQKTIWGSCSVRKTISLNCKLLFLPSSLVRYVLVHELCHTKHLNHSRDFWALVGQHEPDYRSLDVNLRDARYLVPWWMEQ
- a CDS encoding PPOX class putative FMN-dependent enzyme, alr4036 family (IMG reference gene:2510098139~TIGRFAM: PPOX class probable FMN-dependent enzyme, alr4036 family); this encodes MTLAPWRSPLARALHRNRSLVYARYLQLATVRANGHPANRTVVFRGFWEDTNQLRFVTDARSEKADQIDSNSWGEACWYFPNTREQFRLLGQLTLIRENSLDPVLQASRKRAWQELSDSARTQFAWAHPGKPRAETGFDLPPPDAITPLPQFCLLLLNPCQVDHLELRGNPQNRWIYQLDDSSGWSMQEVNP
- a CDS encoding dehydrogenase of unknown specificity (IMG reference gene:2510098140~PFAM: short chain dehydrogenase), which codes for MNRLFNKVALITGAARGIGKATVERFHAEGAIVIATDVNDADGEAIVRQFSERAEYYHLDVSQEDDWVKVFRVLAHTYQRLDVLVNNAGITGFLQTKGPHNPEHFHLESWRQVHAVNSDGVALGCKYAIQLMKQNQAGSIVNISSRAGVVGIPHMAAYAASKAAVRNHTKSVALYCAEMGYNIRCNSIHPGAILTPMWDPMLGEGEQREKMIREIGSQVPLGRMGTPLDVANAALYFASDESVYVTGAELHVDGGILAGSEAAPSDE
- a CDS encoding hypothetical protein (IMG reference gene:2510098141), translated to MVQYPPFQSRHEQTRAVNVRDQIQMALAIADPPLLKSLLVNCLPAIASPFHIGAVSSQVSIPIKDQPSADGIVQYEAIRCVLADSCPQLEQVSSNGGWTKESKELTRITQHESELHTLAQNLPLAPVISLLSNTGFQQDQIQEILRLPHYAWHKSWWYAIDSEGNFTIPFLRCIRTFHYPDGTLTLHYKDFYDQKKPDCFTTLPQKVLIAIRTDTYGFAETLQQLNRQRDALGIAKAILVCQTASELEIQAFIKQNISLYPATDLILPVQANCQLCARHECPMNHRPDSPIVMCRGFLVESEFV
- a CDS encoding putative sulfurtransferase (IMG reference gene:2510098142~PFAM: Rhodanese-like domain), with translation MALIVATFYKFVALPDCVAKQAEILAYCQQQRIKGTILLAQEGINGTIAGSRDAIDAVFTFLKSDPRLADIEPKQSTVNEFPFERLKVKIKSEIVTLGKPEVNPAKVTGTYVTAHDWNQLITNPDVIVIDTRNEYEVRIGTFHKAVNPQLESFREFPAYVEQHLDPAKHQKVAMFCTGGIRCEKASAYLLQQGFQEVYHLQGGILKYLEEIPAEESLWRGECFVFDERIAVKHGLEPGSYEMCRSCGHPINNTDKTSPYYEEGIACPYCYDTLTLEKRLRQEERQRQFELMQKQRNLA
- a CDS encoding methylmalonic acid semialdehyde dehydrogenase (IMG reference gene:2510098143~PFAM: Aldehyde dehydrogenase family~TIGRFAM: methylmalonic acid semialdehyde dehydrogenase), which translates into the protein MGLSTVLKNYVNGQWQEPNTVEFLEVINPATVEVLAKVPLSSASDVHQAVEAAQQAFATWRRVPAGDRIQYLFKLKTLLEENLDDLATTITMECGKTLAESKGEMRRAVENVEVACGIPLLMQGYNSEDVARGIDEFMIRQPLGVVGIICPFNFPGMIPFWFMPYAIACGNTCIIKPSEKVPLTLQKITHLIEQTELPAGVVNLVNGAKAVVDALLDHPAIRAISFVGSTPVAKYVYSQAAATGKRAQCQGGAKNPVIVLPDADMATTTRIMADSAFGCAGQRCLAASVAITVGEAKKTFTEAIADAAQTRTVGYGLEEGVQMGPVITAESQSRIEALIQKGVNEGAQLLVDGRQPKVANYENGYFVRPTILQNIAPLGEIAKTEIFGPVLSLIHLETIEDAITLINHGQYGNMACLFTSSGAAARKFRYEAEAGNIGINIGVAAPMAFFPFSGWKDSFFGDLHGQGQHAVEFFTQTKVVVERWNDWTRQF
- a CDS encoding PEP-CTERM putative exosortase interaction domain-containing protein (IMG reference gene:2510098144~TIGRFAM: PEP-CTERM protein sorting domain; PEP-CTERM protein sorting domain, cyanobacterial subclass); this translates as MAFAVKFLTVATLSIVSLGFMQSANAAVITFNQLVEGQTSFGFDGDGDGINDVIFSTTDPLGFLTTGPGPNQVFISEPGLEGTSLLNPDLRVDFLRGAAGFIRFGFALNSFTESANTFAAFQLFDANDSLLASVQQAGIFGATSSFPEGQVEVGFAGVAAYGLFNFSSDNGRYIIDNFDGIFGSTEDIDSAVVPEPMTFAGTGLALAFTALYRKRRQNSKC
- a CDS encoding putative amidohydrolase (IMG reference gene:2510098145~PFAM: Amidohydrolase family) translates to MATIFKNAHLLDPMQGVEGRGDVLIEHGKIVGILQDDLAIGKIVPILVPQWDTQIIDLEGAFLSPGWIDIHTHVFNTIGDFCLPADDVGIRSGVTTIADAGTSGILTFDAFRQSVINTAKTRVYAFMDPSLLYIATSDFIAHRLEIAANPRNQDVERAAATVEANRDVVVGFKVRPVRRAGEAQSPVMGAARALADRFNLPLMVHVGRFPQDDVVPPHELLPQLKAGDIVTHCFQPQFGLFDESSNLIPAAREAIDRGVLLDVGHSNADFSIATAKSAISQGILPNTLSTDLNCFNIDTVGSLAAVMTKFVNLGLSLADVVERVTTRAAAAIGKSDQLGGFKPGQLADFTIFEWVDQEVVLEDGRGGSLPVSQMLRVKGVCRSGEYIGIERSPFDSEPVAEHVQEPALV